Proteins co-encoded in one Neodiprion lecontei isolate iyNeoLeco1 chromosome 3, iyNeoLeco1.1, whole genome shotgun sequence genomic window:
- the LOC107218420 gene encoding tubulin-specific chaperone C, which translates to MDPSTLIEGSLPERITKRDRERKNVIEKRREERQQLAVESEQSSYFKDAFYASCKTIKDLLDDACTASPSVLPAIFDKANKEILTLKNFLSQSKMYLKVYDIRRAQENLQLLEIEADELELKLLPKKKFGFKNRRVLKKPSEKCHDVTDGLKDLKISDSIVNNATNQNNKLSSKYGDSACMIMGKVDEKLVLDAENVNKNDILLSDLSGCFIRIYGAPSTLHMVNLQNCIVLVGPVSSSVFADRCNACSLAFACQQFRLHTSTNCDVYCHVTSRAIIEDCSKIQFAPYNWSYDDISIHFNLAGLDQKINNWQLVDDFNWLSNEKHSPNWSVLEPELRVRKWD; encoded by the coding sequence ATGGATCCATCTACTCTAATAGAGGGTAGCTTACCTGAACGAATAACCAAAAGAGATCGCGAGCGCAAAAATGTGATCGAGAAACGCAGAGAAGAAAGGCAGCAACTTGCCGTGGAATCCGAACAGTCTAGTTATTTCAAAGATGCTTTCTACGCGTCTTGTAAAACGATTAAAGACTTGCTAGACGATGCTTGTACAGCTTCACCATCCGTGCTTCCTGCCATATTTGACAAAGCAAACAAAGAGATATTGACATTGAAGAACTTTCTTTCCCAATCCAAAATGTATCTAAAGGTTTATGACATTCGCAGAGCACAGGAAAACCTGCAATTACTCGAAATCGAGGCGGATGAGCTGGAGCTGAAATTATTGCCGAAGAAAAAGTTTGGATTCAAAAATCGTAGAGTATTGAAAAAACCGTCGGAAAAATGTCACGATGTCACTGACGGACTGAAGGATCTCAAAATATCAGACAGCATTGTAAACAACGCGACGAACCAAAACAACAAACTTTCAAGCAAATATGGCGACAGTGCCTGTATGATAATGGGAAAGGTGGATGAGAAATTGGTTCTGGATGCGGAAAATGTGAACAAAAATGATATCTTGCTCTCTGACCTGTCAGGGTGTTTCATCAGGATATATGGGGCGCCCAGTACGTTACATATGGTTAATCTACAAAATTGTATAGTCTTAGTTGGGCCAGTTTCCTCGTCTGTATTTGCCGACAGATGCAACGCCTGTTCCCTTGCTTTTGCTTGTCAACAATTTAGACTGCATACTTCAACGAATTGCGACGTTTATTGTCACGTTACAAGTAGAGCTATTATAGAAGACTGTTCGAAAATACAGTTTGCACCCTACAATTGGTCCTATGACGATATTTCTATACATTTCAATTTGGCTGGGCTagatcaaaaaattaataactgGCAATTGGTGGATGACTTCAATTGGTTGTCGAACGAAAAACACTCGCCTAATTGGTCAGTCTTGGAACCGGAATTGAGAGTTAGGAAGTGGGATTAG
- the LOC107218391 gene encoding ATP synthase subunit g, mitochondrial translates to MAAQLPAKAVGLLKTGMVLAKPKLQVFRQYAMVELTPPKLSDIPAIRSGIAKILSSAKNGSYRNLTVREAWLNTLVGIEVLCWFYIGEVIGKRHLVGYKV, encoded by the exons ATGGCAGCGCAACTACCAGCGAAGGCCGTGGGCCTACTTAAAA CTGGTATGGTCTTGGCAAAGCCTAAACTGCAGGTTTTCAGGCAATACGCCATGGTCGAGTTGACACCACCAAAACTTTCCGATATTCCTGCTATTCGTTccggaattgcgaaaattttatcgagcGCTAAGAATGGCAGTTACCGTAATCTGACTGTTAGAGAAGCGTGGTTGAACACCCTCGTTGGAATCGAAGTCCTCTGCTGGTTCTATATCGGTGAAGTTATAGGAAAACGTCACCTTGTTGGCTACAAAGTTTAA